Proteins from a single region of Choristoneura fumiferana chromosome 27, NRCan_CFum_1, whole genome shotgun sequence:
- the LOC141443293 gene encoding differentially expressed in FDCP 8 homolog: MAAAFDSPKYQNSLICCSPRTADRDAYSKSSSSTSGCVSADDSFDSLNQIPKTIATKKLKIHSTASRDEVEKAVKQCKELILSSQQCSDERKWLVRYLVELRLRLEDLKDTDGQPRLGVSIKGHHFKQQITPQNRKQYCDHCSGVIWSIVQGSYICSDCGYLCHYKCVDYVCRVCAHVVMTDKGCLEMNICPEKGLASQNYKCAECETALTFKDTWNEPRLCDYTGLYFCATCHWNDQSAIPARVVHNWDWDKHYVSRLAFQMLQLAWNLPYIDVESINPKLFNFIAELEWVHKMRKDLEWMRRYLCACGAGTHLLSPLFMQLGDVNKKYSMGHLQSINDGTLEAQLTVLTESCRAHITSCALCSGKGYLCEVCNNNEILYPFDSGAIMCGKCNSMYHRGCWLRKGQKCLKCVRLEARKISQVATDDTDSNLEYDIDKFVE, from the coding sequence ATGGCAGCAGCGTTCGACTCCCCTAAATATCAAAACAGTTTGATATGCTGCAGTCCGCGGACCGCCGATCGCGATGCGTATTCAAAATCATCATCCTCAACTTCTGGGTGCGTGTCAGCGGACGATAGCTTCGATTCACTAAATCAAATACCGAAAACAATAGCGACGAAAAAGTTGAAAATTCACAGCACAGCGTCGCGCGATGAGGTCGAAAAAGCTGTAAAACAATGCAAAGAACTCATTCTTAGCAGCCAACAGTGTTCTGATGAACGTAAATGGTTAGTCAGGTACCTAGTCGAGCTGAGATTACGCTTAGAAGACTTGAAAGACACGGATGGACAGCCTAGACTAGGTGTCTCTATAAAAGGTCATCATTTCAAGCAGCAAATCACACCGCAGAACAGAAAACAGTACTGCGATCATTGTAGTGGTGTTATATGGAGTATAGTCCAAGGCTCCTATATTTGTAGTGACTGTGGGTATCTCTGTCACTACAAATGCGTGGATTATGTCTGTAGAGTGTGCGCTCATGTTGTTATGACAGACAAAGGGTGTTTAGAGATGAACATTTGTCCGGAAAAAGGGTTAGCATCACAGAACTATAAGTGCGCTGAGTGTGAAACGGCCTTGACCTTCAAAGACACATGGAACGAGCCTCGATTGTGCGACTACACTGGCCTGTACTTCTGTGCAACATGCCATTGGAACGATCAATCAGCTATACCAGCGCGAGTCGTCCACAATTGGGACTGGGACAAGCATTACGTCTCCCGTCTAGCCTTCCAAATGTTGCAGTTAGCATGGAACCTGCCATACATTGACGTAGAAAGCATAAATCCAAAGCTCTTCAACTTCATAGCCGAACTAGAGTGGGTACACAAGATGCGAAAAGACTTAGAATGGATGAGGAGGTACCTATGCGCTTGTGGGGCAGGCACACACCTCCTGTCACCCCTTTTTATGCAGCTTGGGgatgttaacaaaaagtacagcatGGGACATTTGCAGTCAATAAACGATGGCACCTTGGAAGCTCAATTAACTGTGTTGACGGAGTCCTGCCGAGCACACATAACTAGCTGCGCTTTGTGCTCTGGAAAGGGGTACTTATGTGAGGTTTGCAACAACAACGAAATACTTTATCCGTTTGATAGCGGTGCGATTATGTGTGGGAAATGTAACAGTATGTACCACAGAGGATGTTGGCTGCGTAAAGGACAAAAATGCCTAAAATGTGTTCGATTAGAAGCTAGAAAAATATCCCAAGTTGCTACTGATGATACAGATTCCAATCTCGAATATGACATAGACAAATTTGTTGAATGA